The following proteins are encoded in a genomic region of Phoenix dactylifera cultivar Barhee BC4 unplaced genomic scaffold, palm_55x_up_171113_PBpolish2nd_filt_p 000277F, whole genome shotgun sequence:
- the LOC103724102 gene encoding 3-oxoacyl-[acyl-carrier-protein] reductase FabG-like has translation MENSGKRILLTSDGDEISKGIVYYLANSGCRLVLMGDENRLREMVGEIASLLKGTDQLEVVGLNMEEEKEAAFDEAVGTAWKLLGRVDGFVNCYSYEGKMQECLHMTEQEYRKTIKINFMAPWFLLKAVAKQMQESKSGGSIVFLMQIIGMERGLYPGAAAYGSSLAAVQQLVRLSAMEIGKYKIRVNAIARGLHLGDEYPLSVGKEKAEKFTRDVMPLLRWLDPKNDLASTVLYLVGDESRYMTGTTIFVDGAQSIVRPRMRSYM, from the exons ATGGAGAACTCCGGGAAAAGGATTCTACTGACATCCGATGGAGATGAGATTTCGAAGGGCATTGTTTACTACCTTGCTAACTCTGGCTGCAG GTTAGTTTTGATGGGTGATGAGAATCGTCTGAGGGAGATGGTGGGGGAAATTGCGAGCTTATTGAAGGGAACCGATCAATTAGAAGTGGTTGGATTGAAtatggaagaagaaaaggaggctgCTTTTGATGAGGCTGTGGGTACGGCGTGGAAACTCCTGGGGAGAGTAGATGGCTTTGTTAATTGTTATTCATATGAAG GGAAGATGCAAGAATGTCTACATATGACTGAACAGGAATATcggaaaacaataaaaattaattttatggcGCCATGGTTTCTGCTAAAGGCTGTTGCTAAGCAAATGCAGGAATCCAAATCGGGAGGATCCATCGTATTTCTAATGCAGATCATTGGCATGGAAAGAGGACTGTATCCGGGTGCTGCTGCATATGGCTCAAGTTTGGCTGCTGTACAACAGTTGGTTCGG CTATCAGCAATGGAGATTGGCAAGTACAAGATAAGAGTCAACGCAATTGCCCGTGGCTTGCACTTGGGAGATGAGTATCCGCTTTCAGTGGGGAAGGAGAAGGCAGAGAAGTTCACAAGGGATGTGATGCCCCTTCTGAGATGGCTCGACCCCAAGAATGATCTTGCTTCCACTGTACTGTACCTGGTGGGAGATGAGTCCCGCTACATGACTGGCACTACGATCTTTGTCGATGGAGCCCAATCCATTGTGAGGCCTCGCATGCGATCATACATGTAA
- the LOC103724101 gene encoding TITAN-like protein codes for MEPSETKNATLAMSKNKKKEKERRSEGEFEFCDVCKLNHDQGHHHKYFTGHRRALAAALARFHEKLADLRFFLRNPSPLRPEHSALNRLWCLFCAVDLRELGSPFACSNAIYHLASLEHLENIKGFLRKHGGEMDRVALFRVSEAELLKWEKGCELLKNAASSSSEGHIGPSPGPSKDIQYELTSNNMDNFQKNYKHTFSSTVSHTVMPLQSLTNEGYRACPPEFSGTTGAGSIPYVATPLAVGALQNVGLQDMHAMGNVGHLTGSQATPIRNKGKGSVGLSFGNRVDQRSDFRGDCTGVLQTLTQVSFPSGGCQANVHTGAPPPWFETSEEHEKSLTYKGLHMDKKLGKSRKLNPKRVGAAWAEKRRIELEMEKRGEVVAKSWDANWLPNFGRVWQKGTRKESRKEFEIEKRKFFKNENQSESPLKIQPYISKRMRMSSNTDGAANGHVEEYTNICDT; via the exons ATGGAGCCGTCGGAAACTAAAAACGCGACGCTGGCGATGtcaaagaacaagaagaaagaaaaggagaggcgAAGCGAGGGGGAGTTCGAGTTCTGCGACGTCTGCAAGTTGAACCACGACCAGGGCCACCACCACAAGTACTTCACCGGCCACCGCCGGGCCCTCGCCGCCGCCCTCGCCCGCTTCCACGAGAAACTCGCCGACCTCCGCTTCTTCCTCCGCAACCCCTCCCCCCTCCGCCCCGAGCACTCCGCCCTCAACCGCCTCTGGTGCCTCTTCTGCGCCGTCGACCTCCGCGAGCTCGGCAGCCCCTTCGCCTG TAGCAACGCAATCTATCATCTGGCGAGCTTGGAGCATTTGGAGAATATTAAGGGTTTCTTGCGGAAGCACGGGGGAGAGATGGATCGGGTTGCTTTGTTTAGGGTCTCCGAGGCAGAGCTCCTTAAG TGGGAGAAGGGATGTGAATTACTGAAGAATGCAGCTTCATCATCAAGCGAAGGACATATAGGACCATCACCTGGGCCGTCAAAAGATATCCAATATGAACTTACCTCTAACAACATGGATAATTTTCAGAAAAACTATAAGCACACTTTTAGTTCAACTGTTTCTCATACTGTTATGCCTTTACAAAGTCTTACCAATGAGGGGTATCGAGCTTGCCCTCCAGAGTTTAGTGGAACCACAGGTGCTGGTTCGATTCCATATGTTGCAACTCCTTTGGCAGTAGGTGCGCTGCAAAATGTGGGTCTTCAGGACATGCATGCCATGGGAAATGTTGGGCATTTGACAG GCAGCCAAGCTACTCCTATTAGAAACAAAGGGAAAGGTTCAGTTGGTTTGTCTTTTGGTAATAGAGTG GATCAAAGATCAGATTTCAGAGGGGACTGCACTGGGG TATTGCAGACTTTGACTCAAGTATCTTTTCCTTCTGGAGGCTGTCAAGCAAATGTGCATACTGGTGCTCCACCTCCCTGGTTTGAAACAAGTGAAGAACATGAAAAAAGTCTCACATACAAAGGGTTACACATGGATAAGAAGTTAGGGAAGTCACGAAAATTGAATCCTAAACGTGTGGGAGCAGCATGGgcagaaaaaagaagaattgaacttgagatGGAGAAGCGAGGGGAAGTTGTTGCAAAAAGTTGGGATGCTAACTGGCTACCCAATTTTGGTAGAGTTTGGCAAAAAGGTACCAGAAAGGAGTCTAGAAAAGAATTTGAGATAGAGAAACGAAAATTCTTCAAGAATGAGAACCAGTCTGAATCACCACTCAAAATACAACCATATATAAGCAAACGAATG CGAATGAGTTCTAATACAGATGGTGCAGCCAATGGCCATGTTGAAGAATACACTAATATTTGTGACACTTAA